Within Hydra vulgaris chromosome 02, alternate assembly HydraT2T_AEP, the genomic segment aagaatttgcTTGTTAAAGGTAAACTAGAAAATGAAGCAAAATGTCCTATATGTTCAACCTACATCATGGTTAATAGCCTTTGCAGTTCTGTGCATATGGAGTTACAGGAGCTATTGGTAAGTTTGCTCTGCTTTTATTAcacttatacaaaaaaacatttcttttagaAAGTAAATAAACCTTATCAAGAAAACTTAAggactttaaaaacattaaaaattaatgaaaacctTACTATACTGATAGCATTTCTGTTATGCATAGGTCAGCATTGCTGTCTTTTTTGTGACCAAAAAAGATACCCAACTAGCTCCAATATGTAGAGAGCATGTTGTTTCACAAAGGTCTTTAAACTCCTTAAACAATGACTTTCATCGTTTTCAAAGTAATGGAGGAAATTTGAAAAATGCTAAATTATTCAACAATGTGattaatgaaactttatttaatattccTCTAGACCAGGTAATATAATTTAGCACTtctgttttttaatctttttagtaCTCTTTGTTGGTTCAATCGTGAGTTTAGTATTGGTAGTTGGTatctttgaaattttgttaGGTTGCTGTACCTGCTTTACATATATCTTTGGGTacctatttaaagtttttcaacatgTTCGAAGATGAATGCCACTTAATAGATATAAAGCTTGCTGGAGAACTTGCTTtaaagaataatataattgGTAAAGCTGATTTTGACAAATATGTTAACATGCATCTTCAATCCAATCTTGTAAAAAGTGTTATTGAAGACTGTGACAATAAAATTGCACTTCTACAAGACACAATTTCTCTAAAGGTTATATGTGAGCCAGATAAAACAGTAGAAATTAGGAACATATATACACCAAGAATAGTTAACGACaaggtatttattattatgaaactatgtttattatattactatgtttgcaaaaatgtttaatcaagtttacaatgaaatttttgttaaataaaaatattattaaaaatttatatatatatccttatattttaaaattttaaatatatatttttctagatAAAAGAATTAAGTTCATTAAATGAAGCAAACGTACTTGATAAAACTTCAGGTCCCTGCATTCAGCAACTTAATGAAGTGTTGAAGGCTAATAAAGTAGAAAGGCAGGCTTATCATGGAAAATGCTTTGTTGGAAACCATGTTCACATAAtgcttaaggtttttatttaatagtatatattatttatatatttatgtgtttttttattaggaaCAGTTGTTCTGAAAAGCAGCAATTGAAAAACCTGAGGTCACTGGGAAAAAATCTAATGTGGCTTTCGAATTGTTCATATaaaacctttaatttttttcaatttttttgttttgaactaCCCGATCTTTGCAAATTAGAGGGATTAAAGACCCCCCTGCTTATTACACCCACTACAATTAAGCAGAAAAGAGTAAATtggttgttgcaaaaaaaagttaatgcttgttgacaaaaacaaaaattatatttgaattgATCAAAAATCCATAGAAATCAGTTTAATCTCATGcaaaagtgttgtttttttttgtaaaatattgaaaaattatttaattttataaatatttttttagcctCAGCCATTGTTAGATTTGTGCAATTCCATTCCATCTCAACTCTTGGTTTTATTGGCACcgatattaatttattatctgTTAAAGTGAGCCAGAATTTTAAGCAGTTATTTCATTATTCAAAATGTTATAAGCTCATGAACAGCTCGCAATCTTTTCAAAGGAATGATATTCAGGAATTAGGTAGGTTTTCTTTTTAAGCAGATTGGTGATTGAGTTTAACACATTTTTGAGCTAATTGAAAAGTAAATTTTGCAAACGAGCATGACTGTCTTGATTGCTTTTAGGTAGATATTTGATTAGTATATTTAAAGGAAGTTGTGTAAAAGATTttcaataatcaaattatttaattttagacttAGCAATCCGTACGCTTATGGAGTATTATCGGTTGACTTGGCCAAGTGCATCTGTAACTCCAAAGATGCAATTGCTTTGAATCCCATGTAATTCAATTTATTCAGAAATGGGGATTAGACATTGGCGTTTATGGGGAACAAGGCGGCGAAAGTTTACATTCCGAATTTAACAACCTTAATCGTTTGTTTTGGCATATGAAAGGCTGTAGTCGTTTGAAAAGCACGTTGAAAGAACATTATCTCATAAACCATCCGAAAGCTAAAGCTATGAaaccagaaataaaaaaaagaaaaaaaaaatgcttagatcttaaattttattgtatacaaATTTGTATTGAAAATccaatcttttaataaaaaggattTCTAAGGAGTATATAATTCAgaaatgtattattatttaaaaataatagtaatggTTCCCTATTCTGCACCATTAccgaaaactaaaaataaataattgtactTTGAGTTTTATAGTATGGAGtatatattgatataattaATACTGCTGTTGAAAATTTCTTGGATTTATAATCAAATAGTTTATAAGGTAGCATTGTGCATAAGAAATGTATCATCAATAGAAACTACCGTAGAACCCCGTAAATTCGTACCCTGGATAAGTCGAACTTTTACTAAGTCAGATATTTAACTTCCTTTGAACATTCTATAAATATCGAGAGCTTCGTTTAAGGCCATCGCTAAGTCGGACTATTATCTATTATCGAACTTCATCTACTCCCCTTGAGAGTCCGACTTAACAAGGTTTGTACttatatttgtgtttaaaagTTATCGGAGggacattttttagttttttaatgaaaaattacaaTAGAAAAGTGTTGCATGAAgttgaagtatttttaaataaatattttctatgcATTACAAGATTAAATCTTGcatatttatagtttaattagTACGTTACACAATTAAAAGTAGATTTTCTTGTTAATATCTTGAGTATCATAAATCTTATAAGTTGTTACTCaataaaatatgacattatcTATGTCTGCAAGTTAAGGCCAAACATTAGAAATTCCATAACTGTGGAATCTCTTATACATTTCGAAGTAAATGATTGCAAGTGTTATCTCATAAATTATAAATCCATGTATCTTTTAACATGTTTATAATTACTTAGTTAAAATTGAATGATATAACATTAGACTTTGTGcaaatttaggtttttatagtggtaagaaattttttcagaacgCACAAAAAGTATAGAATATATACATAGCTTGccgtaaaatcattttattttagttaaaaaaatgattggtTAAAACAGAACATACagattttttatgcttttttttacagaatttgaatcaattaaactttttggccaaaaaattttcaaacaaaagatATTCTATAGGTTGTATGACAgatgtttagtttttaaacttaaaaaacctttaatcTTGAACTGagatattttctttgtttacaaacatTCTCATTTATTTTTACGATTTAGGTTAAACACTTAAggatataaaattctaaaaatgtattgtgtttatttattcaagtgAAATTTGTACCtcattaataacaaataaaaaaacaaattttcattatttgccGAAAAATCTAATCGCCATTTTTTTTCGTAACTTTATCAAACGTAACTTATGCGCATGCTCACAATAAAATAACAGGCTTAAATCGCCGTGCAGAAGAACctgcccaaatatgacaacggTGAATAtgagatttgtagagatagagaatggaatgaggagagagaaaatggcgagcacgataaagcgAAGCTTTATCGTgctaaatttgcatctgctaaATTAGCCTCTGCTTAATTAGCCAATGCTAagttagcagatgctaatttagcaatcgattttATGTATGGTTTTCTTTGAAAGTCAGTAGTAAACGAAAATCCAAGTAGACGTAAAGGAGAaaactcagtgagagggttgccattcattaatataggaatgtcgacaGAACTGTgttagttgtttgcagtaaataacttttaaagagttttgttggagttaaaatttacaagccactgtaagcttaaatctgttacagaagtgaaaTCAGATTTAAGATGGAATGCCTGTTATAAGCGATCGAAAagaaaagactttttgtcaagacaggagtataaagttaagtcatcagaaaaatttattagatttattaagaGAATTTTATTAAGAGAACCGCAGATGATGCAAATCGGTGGTGA encodes:
- the LOC136076622 gene encoding uncharacterized protein LOC136076622, whose translation is MVNSLCSSVHMELQELLVSIAVFFVTKKDTQLAPICREHVVSQRSLNSLNNDFHRFQSNGGNLKNAKLFNNVINETLFNIPLDQVAVPALHISLGTYLKFFNMFEDECHLIDIKLAGELALKNNIIGKADFDKYVNMHLQSNLVKSVIEDCDNKIALLQDTISLKVICEPDKTVEIRNIYTPRIVNDKIKELSSLNEANVLDKTSGPCIQQLNEVLKANKVERQAYHGKCFVGNHVHIMLKVFI